A stretch of Chitinophaga caeni DNA encodes these proteins:
- the purD gene encoding phosphoribosylamine--glycine ligase: MKVLLLGSGGREHALALKISGDPLCSHLFVAPGNPGIAQCGTCVNIGVNDFEAIKSFAIENGIEMVVVGPEDPLVNGIFDFFANDPALQHIPVIGPSKEGAQLEGSKAFAKQFMMRHRVPTASYKEFSADNYEEGIAYLAQHTLPIVLKADGLAAGKGVVIAESREHAQEEFAQMIKDAKFGDASKKVVVEQFLSGIELSVFVLTDGQSYKILPTAKDYKRIGLGDTGLNTGGMGAISPVPFADAEFMKKVEDRVIRPTVEGLHKEQINYKGFIFIGLIKVEGEPYVIEYNCRMGDPETEVVMPRLKNNLLSLLKAVADGTLAQEEIQEDERAAATVVIVSGGYPGDYEKGKVITNIPGNNPAQIIFHAGTKSDGQNILTNGGRVIAVTSLASDLQEALRLSKQTAASITFEGKYFREDIGFEFVPTKS; encoded by the coding sequence TCTCGGGGGATCCCCTTTGTTCCCATTTATTTGTTGCCCCGGGCAACCCGGGAATCGCTCAATGTGGAACTTGCGTGAACATCGGTGTCAACGATTTTGAAGCTATCAAGTCATTTGCAATAGAAAATGGGATCGAGATGGTCGTAGTAGGACCGGAAGATCCCTTGGTAAACGGAATTTTTGACTTTTTTGCCAATGATCCTGCTTTACAACACATCCCGGTGATCGGCCCTTCTAAAGAAGGCGCCCAGTTGGAAGGCAGCAAGGCATTCGCGAAGCAATTCATGATGCGCCACAGGGTACCGACAGCTTCATATAAAGAATTTAGTGCTGATAATTACGAGGAGGGCATAGCATACCTTGCACAGCATACCCTGCCGATCGTATTGAAAGCGGATGGCTTGGCCGCCGGTAAAGGTGTCGTTATTGCCGAAAGCCGCGAACATGCGCAGGAAGAATTTGCTCAAATGATTAAAGATGCTAAATTTGGCGACGCTAGTAAAAAGGTGGTGGTTGAGCAATTCTTATCCGGTATCGAATTGTCGGTTTTCGTACTAACTGATGGGCAATCCTACAAGATATTACCAACTGCAAAAGATTATAAAAGGATCGGCTTGGGTGATACCGGCCTCAATACCGGTGGAATGGGCGCCATTTCTCCCGTACCATTTGCTGACGCCGAGTTCATGAAGAAAGTCGAAGATCGGGTTATTAGGCCTACCGTTGAGGGTTTACATAAAGAGCAGATTAACTATAAAGGATTTATATTCATCGGTTTGATTAAAGTGGAAGGAGAACCTTACGTGATTGAATACAACTGTAGGATGGGCGATCCCGAAACCGAGGTCGTAATGCCGAGATTGAAGAATAATTTATTAAGTTTGTTGAAAGCAGTTGCTGATGGTACATTAGCCCAAGAAGAAATACAGGAAGACGAAAGAGCTGCTGCTACCGTAGTGATCGTATCCGGGGGATACCCCGGGGATTATGAAAAAGGAAAAGTGATTACCAACATCCCCGGCAACAATCCTGCGCAAATTATATTCCACGCCGGAACGAAATCAGACGGGCAAAATATTTTAACCAACGGGGGAAGGGTGATTGCCGTAACATCTTTGGCAAGCGATTTGCAGGAGGCATTGCGCCTTTCAAAACAAACAGCGGCAAGTATCACCTTCGAAGGAAAATATTTTAGGGAGGACATCGGTTTCGAATTTGTGCCAACTAAATCTTAA
- a CDS encoding rod shape-determining protein, with translation MGFFNFLTQDIAIDLGTANTLIIHNDQVVVDEPSIVAIERASGKIVAVGKKAMMMHEKTHEYLRTIRPLKDGVIADFNAAEGMLRELIKMVYPKKPLFAPSWRMVICIPSSITEVEKRAVKDSAEQAGAKEVHLIHEPMAAALGIGIDVEEPVGNMIIDIGGGTTGISVIALAGIVCDQSIRVAGDEFTADIMEALRRYHSLLIGERTAEQIKIQIGSALKELDSPPEDIAVNGRDLVTGIPKQIMVSYQEIAEALDKSIFKIEEAILKALETTPPELASDIYRRGLYLTGGGALLRGLDKRLSQKIKLPVHVADDPLRAVVRGTGIALKHIGKYPFLMQ, from the coding sequence ATGGGCTTCTTTAATTTTTTAACACAAGATATCGCGATAGACTTGGGTACTGCCAATACCCTGATCATTCATAATGACCAGGTGGTTGTTGACGAACCATCCATCGTTGCCATCGAACGTGCCAGTGGTAAAATTGTAGCTGTAGGAAAAAAGGCTATGATGATGCACGAGAAAACACACGAGTATTTGCGTACCATCCGTCCCTTGAAAGATGGCGTTATCGCTGACTTTAACGCTGCCGAAGGGATGTTGAGAGAGCTGATCAAAATGGTTTATCCTAAAAAACCGCTCTTCGCTCCAAGTTGGCGCATGGTTATCTGTATTCCTTCCAGCATTACCGAGGTGGAAAAACGCGCGGTAAAAGACTCTGCCGAACAGGCGGGCGCTAAAGAAGTACACCTGATCCATGAACCGATGGCGGCTGCCCTGGGTATCGGTATCGATGTGGAAGAACCCGTTGGTAACATGATTATCGATATCGGTGGCGGTACTACCGGTATCTCGGTAATCGCCCTGGCAGGTATCGTGTGTGACCAAAGTATCCGTGTAGCAGGTGATGAGTTTACCGCCGATATCATGGAGGCCCTACGCCGTTACCATAGCTTGTTGATCGGTGAAAGAACCGCGGAACAAATTAAAATTCAAATAGGTTCCGCCCTGAAGGAACTGGATAGTCCGCCGGAAGATATCGCCGTAAATGGTCGTGACCTTGTGACGGGTATCCCTAAGCAGATCATGGTATCTTACCAGGAGATTGCGGAAGCGTTGGATAAATCCATCTTCAAGATAGAAGAAGCCATCTTGAAAGCCTTGGAAACCACGCCGCCGGAACTAGCCTCGGATATTTACCGACGCGGTCTGTACTTGACAGGTGGTGGCGCCTTGTTGAGAGGTTTGGATAAACGCCTTTCCCAGAAGATCAAGCTGCCCGTTCATGTTGCCGATGACCCCTTACGTGCAGTAGTGCGTGGTACGGGGATTGCTTTGAAACATATCGGCAAGTATCCATTTTTGATGCAATAA
- the mreC gene encoding rod shape-determining protein MreC, with protein sequence MRNLIIFLRRYFNFFLFLLLEVICVILILNNNNFQRAAYLNSANALSGKLYTQYNDIQYYFHLKATNDSLVAENARLHNMLNTSFDHIDSTDILKKDTLRMYSQDSTRTLVSTLPRKYMYREAKVIRSSVNREINYITIHRGSNQGIRPNMGVVGPDGVVGMVRSVSDNYAVILSFLSKLKSQRAFGISARLKNGNETGTVYWDARDIEEGIMEDIPKSAKLRKGDTIVTSGYGLFPEGILVGMVDTFYLADQSRTSLSVEIKYATNFSNLQYVYVIENLLEAEQKQLEDSTKALIK encoded by the coding sequence GTGCGTAATCTCATCATTTTCTTAAGGCGGTATTTCAATTTTTTCTTATTCCTACTGCTGGAAGTGATTTGTGTTATCCTCATATTAAATAATAACAACTTCCAACGCGCTGCTTACCTCAATTCAGCCAATGCCCTCAGCGGGAAATTATACACCCAGTACAACGATATCCAGTATTATTTTCATCTGAAAGCCACTAACGATAGCTTGGTAGCTGAAAATGCACGCTTGCATAATATGCTGAATACCAGTTTCGATCATATCGATTCTACTGATATACTCAAGAAGGATACGCTGAGGATGTATAGCCAGGATTCTACGCGTACATTGGTTTCTACATTACCCCGGAAGTATATGTACCGCGAAGCTAAAGTGATTCGCAGCAGCGTTAACCGTGAAATCAATTATATCACGATTCATAGGGGATCTAACCAGGGTATCCGCCCGAATATGGGGGTTGTAGGCCCTGATGGTGTAGTGGGTATGGTAAGAAGCGTGAGCGATAATTATGCCGTGATCCTGTCTTTTTTGTCAAAATTGAAATCGCAAAGGGCTTTCGGTATTAGCGCAAGGTTGAAAAATGGTAATGAAACCGGTACGGTTTATTGGGATGCGCGGGACATCGAGGAGGGCATCATGGAAGATATCCCTAAGAGCGCCAAGCTGAGGAAAGGAGATACGATCGTTACCAGCGGTTACGGGTTGTTTCCGGAAGGCATATTGGTTGGAATGGTAGATACGTTTTACCTGGCAGACCAGTCCCGGACTTCACTGAGTGTAGAGATCAAGTATGCGACCAATTTCTCTAACCTGCAATATGTTTATGTAATTGAAAACTTGCTGGAGGCGGAACAAAAGCAATTAGAAGATTCAACTAAGGCATTGATCAAATAA
- a CDS encoding rod shape-determining protein MreD: MSILLKNIIRFILLILVQVFVLNMIRIHQLVPPYIYMLFILLLPLNTPRPALQLLGLLLGLTLDMFMDTPGVHAAACVVIAYLRPFIINILSPQGGYDVNMKTPSITTMGLSQFAIYASVLVLIHNIVYFSISIFGLKDPLYLLMKILFSTAVSLFLVLIYELLFFERK, encoded by the coding sequence ATGAGCATCCTTTTAAAAAATATTATCCGTTTTATCCTGCTCATATTGGTGCAGGTATTCGTATTAAACATGATACGGATACACCAGTTGGTACCACCTTATATATACATGCTGTTTATCTTGTTGTTGCCCTTGAACACCCCGAGGCCAGCTCTACAATTGTTAGGATTGCTATTGGGCCTTACCCTCGATATGTTTATGGATACCCCGGGCGTCCATGCCGCCGCTTGTGTAGTGATCGCGTATCTAAGGCCATTCATCATAAATATCCTTTCACCGCAAGGAGGTTACGATGTAAACATGAAAACACCTTCTATCACGACAATGGGTCTTAGCCAATTCGCCATTTATGCATCCGTGCTGGTATTAATACACAATATTGTTTATTTTAGTATTTCTATATTCGGCCTGAAAGATCCTTTATACCTATTGATGAAAATATTGTTTTCTACCGCTGTAAGTCTATTCTTGGTATTAATCTACGAATTGCTGTTTTTTGAAAGAAAGTAA